A single Oncorhynchus nerka isolate Pitt River linkage group LG10, Oner_Uvic_2.0, whole genome shotgun sequence DNA region contains:
- the fbxo5 gene encoding F-box only protein 5, with the protein MKYPSNYEEPRFPCDMEKHVTYKESGLRTSPLKECAQVVAKSQLSPCVTTAANFCLEDDVKGVHNKENNQHNVDLDGVNLGCEAFEDSGFLSLQNSQIEDFDNIKELEKSPGQHIFSPSTPVADYHNKAKHTASKLPILKFQHAVCQELANSFKRTQSYDWSVISRLAEDSGLERVIGGHLGLEYMDVLKALLERDMKHILTRILLLLGDVDLISCRKVSKTWRKVICQNKSALCRCDQAKERLRDPRTSVGLENVGSLTRDAALSRVVMSCMQRVASTPIQKSTYRTRSQREGTQTLYCSQQSRFREYQEAASLLKQHESLKPCKRCGSPAKHNADAMRATCTRLSCGFDFCTLCQGPFHGSSACQTGLARGPSSSKANPILIGSARSKRNVRRL; encoded by the exons atgaaatatccgTCCAACTACGAGGAACCCCGATTTCCATGCGACATGGAGAAACATGTCACATACAAGGAGTCTGGCCTGAGAACCTCACCACTAAAGGAATGCGCCCAAGTAGTAGCCAAATCACAGCTCTCACCATGTGTCACCACAGCTGCAAACTTTTGCCTCGAGGATGATGTGAAAGGTGTTCACAATAAGGAGAATAACCAACATAATGTGGACCTTGACGGGGTGAACCTAGGCTGTGAAGCATTCGAGGACAGCGGTTTCCTGTCTTTACAGAACAGCCAGATAGAGGACTTTGATAACATAAAGGAACTAGAGAAGTCTCCAGGACAGCATATATTCTCCCCAAGTACTCCAGTTGCTGATTATCACAACAAGGCTAAGCATACTGCCTCAAAACTCCCCATACTGAAGTTTCAACACGCTGTATGCCAAGAACTCGCCAACAGTTTCAAGAGGACCCAAAGCTATGACTGGTCTGTCATTAGCAGGCTAGCAGAGGACTCTGGCCTTGAAAGGGTTATTGGTGGGCACTTGGGCCTTGAATATATGGACGTTTTAAAAGCACTGCTAGAGAGGGACATGAAGCACATCCTCACAAGGATCCTGCTTCTGCTAGGAGATGTAGACTTAATAAG CTGTAGAAAAGTGAGCAAGACCTGGAGAAAAGTAATCTGCCAAAACAAGTCTGCACTCTGTAGATGCGACCAGGCTAAAGAGCGACTCAGG GACCCAAGAACCTCTGTAGGACTGGAGAATGTGGGCTCTTTGACGCGAGATGCGGCGCTGTCCCGGGTTGTGATGTCCTGTATGCAGAGAGTAGCTTCAACCCCTATCCAGAAGTCTACCTATAGGACGCGCTCCCAGAGAGAAGGTACACAGACGCTGTACTGCTCCCAGCAATCTCGCTTCAGAGAATACCAAGAG GCTGCCAGTTTGCTGAAGCAGCACGAGTCGTTGAAACCCTGTAAACGCTGCGGCTCTCCTGCCAAGCACAATGCAGACGCCATGAGGGCCACCTGTACCCGCCTCAGCTGTGGATTTGACTTCTGCACCCTGTGCCAGGGCCCTTTTCATGGCTCCTCAGCCTGCCAGACAGGGCTGGCCCGGGGGCCTAGCAGCTCCAAGGCTAACCCTATCCTCATCGGCAGCGCTCGCAGCAAGAGGAACGTCAGACGCCTGTGA
- the mtrf1l gene encoding peptide chain release factor 1-like, mitochondrial, whose translation MAFTQAVKMHVGNVCGRSWMSSYQRGSTVMSQRQRDYGAVLCGRCQNSSQKLCPNSRAMHATRPLMITKLLSVDEIFARRSLQDYIKKMETEYRDSLTVVNMTEGQQDGEEELRVKRTRVSVLAPLIQYTRELQTKQQEFAETETLLKDDDPDMRDLAVLEREACQKAIQDVRQKILSLLIPEEESDMSDLVLEVTAGVGGQEAMLFTAEVFDMYQSFAAHQGWGFDILEYMKSEIGGLRHASASVSGPKSYKRMKFEAGVHRVQRVPKTEKQGRMHTSTMTVAVLPQPTEITFTINAKDLRIETKRASGAGGQHVNTTDSAVRIVHLPTGVVSECQQERSQLKNKEKAMKVLRAKLYSMRLEEETSKRYTARKVQIGTKGRSEKIRTYNFPQDRITDHRILKTVHDVREFLVGEEHLEEMNLALEEFSNQEILMDILGENNSDQ comes from the exons ATGGCTTTTACTCAAGCTGTCAAAATGCACGTAGGGAACGTGTGTGGTCGGTCCTGGATGTCCTCTTACCAGAGGGGGTCTACTGTCATGTCCCAAAGACAAAGAGATTACGGAGCGGTTCTATGCGGTAGATGTCAAAATTCGTCCCAAAAGCTTTGCCCAAATAGTAGAGCTATGCATGCAACTCGGCCATTGATGATTACAAAGTTACTGTCAGTGGACGAGATCTTTGCCAGAAGATCACTACAGGATTACATCAAGAAGATGGAGACAGAGTACAGAGATAGTCTGACAGTTGTCAACATGACAGAGGGACAGCAGGACGGTGAAGAGGAATTGAGAGTGAAGAGAACAAGAGTTTCTGTACTAGCCCCACTAATCCAGTACACCAGAGAGCTTCAGACAAAACAGCAGGAATTTGCTGAAACTGAAACATTACTGAAAG ATGACGACCCAGACATGCGTGACCTGGCAGTCCTTGAGAGAGAGGCTTGTCAGAAAGCGATTCAAGATGTTAGACAAAAG ATCCTGTCCCTGTTGATCCCTGAGGAGGAGTCAGACATGAGTGACCTGGTCCTGGAGGTCACCGCAGGGGTTGGAGGTCAGGAGGCCATGCTCTTCACTGCAGAGGTCTTTGACATGTACCAGAGCTTTGCAGCACACCAGGGCTGGGGGTTTGACATCCTGGAGTACATGAAAAGTGAAATAG GTGGGTTACGTCATGCATCAGCCAGTGTCAGTGGTCCTAAGAGCTACAAGAGGATGAAGTTTGAGGCAGGTGTGCATCGCGTGCAGAGAGTCCCTAAGACTGAGAAACAGGGCCGAATGCACACCAGCACCATGACCGTGGCAGTGCTACCCCAGCCTACAGAG ATCACTTTCACAATTAATGCGAAGGACTTGAGGATTGAAACCAAGAGGGCGAGTGGAGCCGGGGGCCAGCATGTCAACACCACAGACAGCGCAGTGCGAATAGTTCATCTACCGACAG GTGTGGTATCAGAATGCCAGCAGGAAAGATCCCAGCTGAAAAATAAGGAGAAGGCCATGAAGGTTTTACGTGCCAAACTCTATAGTATGAGGCTGGAAGAAGAGACCAGTAAGCGATATACTGCACGGAAAGTCCAG ATTGGTACCAAAGGTAGATCTGAGAAAATCAGGACCTACAACTTTCCCCAGGACCGAATCACAGATCATCGGATTTTGAAAACAGTGCATGATGTCAGGGAGTTTCTTGTGGGCGAAGAGCATCTAGAGGAAATGAATTTGGCACTAGAGGAGTTCTCTAACCAGGAGATTCTCATGGACATTCTTGGAGAAAATAACTCTGATCAATAA